A window of Candidatus Aminicenantes bacterium genomic DNA:
TTCATCGAGGCGATCGTGTTCAGCAGCCGGGTGACGATTTCAGGGCGCGAAAACATCGACGAACTGCGCCAGCAGCATCTGCCGCTGATCTATATTTTCTGGCACCGGCACATCCTTTTCGTCATCCACCAATTCAAGGATATCGGGGCCCGGCCGCTGATTTCCCTGTCCAGCGACGGCGAACTGGTGTCGGCCGTGGCCGAAGAATTCGGCATGAAGCCCATCCGCGGTTCATCTTCCAAGGGCGGGGCGCGGGCTTTCCTGAACATGGTGCGCAGCGTGCAGAAAGAGAACGCCTGGGTGCTGATCACCGCCGACGGGCCAAAGGGGCCGGCGCGGCAAATCAAGCCCGGGACCGTGCAGCTGGCCGTGAAAACCGGGGCAACTGTCATTCCCATCAGTTGGAGCAGCTCGCGGGTAAAGATCCTGGAAAAAAGTTGGGACCGCTTCCTCATCCCGCTGCCATTCGGCCGTATCCATTTCGCCTTCGGAGAACCGCTGCGGATTTCCGCCGGAAACGATTCCAGTCTGCAGCAGGCCGCCGACATGCTGGCCAGAAAACTCGATCAGCTGGAAGAATC
This region includes:
- a CDS encoding lysophospholipid acyltransferase family protein, with translation MGWAKRIKTLLLKKLARLFIEAIVFSSRVTISGRENIDELRQQHLPLIYIFWHRHILFVIHQFKDIGARPLISLSSDGELVSAVAEEFGMKPIRGSSSKGGARAFLNMVRSVQKENAWVLITADGPKGPARQIKPGTVQLAVKTGATVIPISWSSSRVKILEKSWDRFLIPLPFGRIHFAFGEPLRISAGNDSSLQQAADMLARKLDQLEESL